A single Vespula vulgaris chromosome 3, iyVesVulg1.1, whole genome shotgun sequence DNA region contains:
- the LOC127062215 gene encoding meiotic recombination protein W68, with amino-acid sequence MSTFSAKRIRSTLLCLDKEENTDEKRIDIPFVDNEPFRKMLIRQIEYTTLMIMQKICSGEFPNVFAPSNYDKIESLEYENDVYESDGKTLEFDEIESIMNTTDSMDFCRKRSKNKLALMMKVMAMSHRLLITNTTITRRSFYYDLKNDIAGILVPTQKYIDLAVYDVAELLDCAPWDLGLIATSKGLVAGNLTLYFTDNQIIDCNVPGGALIPQIISNIISIRAKAKFVLIVEKDSIFQKLLEENTTDLLSCILITGKGYPDIGTRMLIKLLSEKLDIPIYIIVDADPFGMDIMCVYRFGSSTLSKRNDSLACPKIRWLGIHPSELSVLGVKTSLLSERDLSKLTSINSRHYMTETLLRQTRIMRRGKAEIEAVSSFCRNFLTATYISRKIKGNDYI; translated from the exons ATGTCTACGTTCTCTGCAAAACGAATAAGATCTACTTTACTATGTCTcgataaggaagaaaatacagatgaaaaaagaatcgatataCCGTTCGTCGATAACGAACCATTCAG GAAAATGTTGATACGTCAAATCGAATATACGACTCTGATGATAATGCAGAAAATTTGTTCTGGGGAATTTCCAAATGTATTTGCTCCAAGTAACTATGATAAAATAGAATCCCTAGAATATGAAAATGATGTTTATGAATCTGATGGTAAGACGTTGGAATTCGATGAAATCGAATCTATAATGAATACGACAGATAGTATGGATTTTTGTCGCAAAAGGAGTAAAAATAAACTGGCCTTAATGATGAAAGTGATGGCTATGTCccatcgattattaattacaaatactACAATCACTAGGCGGTCTTTTTactatgatttaaaaaatgacaTAGCAGGTATTTTGGTTCCCACGCAAAAATACATAGATTTAGCTGTGTACGATGTCGCTGAACTTTTAGATTGTGCACCGTGGGATTTGG GTCTCATTGCTACGTCCAAGGGTTTAGTAGCAGGAAATTTAACCCTATACTTCACGGACAACCAGATTATCGATTGCAATGTTCCAGGAGGTGCACTTATTCCTCAGATAATTTCAAACATTATCTCGATTCGTGCAAAAGCAAAATTCGTTTTGATAGTCGAGAAAgattcgatatttcaaaaattattagaagagAATACTACGGATTTATTGAGTTGTATATTAATCACAGGAAAGGGCTACCCTGATATTGGTACAAGGATGCTAATTAAATTACTTTCTGAAAAACTAGATATTCcaatttatattatcgtaGATGCTGATCCCTTTGGTATGGATATCATGTGCGTTTATCG cTTCGGATCTTCAACACTATCGAAGAGGAACGATAGTTTAGCTTGTCCCAAAATTCGTTGGCTTGGTATTCACCCCTCGGAATTGAGCGTATTAGGGGTGAAGACTAGTTTGTTGTCCGAAAGGGATTTATCGAAATTGACATCTATCAATAGCCGTCATTACATGACGGAGACGCTGTTAAGACAAACAAGAATAATGCGAAGGGGTAAGGCCGAGATAGAAGCTGTATCATCTTTCTGCCGTAATTTCCTGACAGCTACCTATATCTCACGAAAAATCAAAGGAAACGATTATATCTAA